The sequence GCTGGACCGGCTGGTCCGGGACTTTCCCGCCCTCCAGGACCGGGAGGGCCCCGCGGCCCGTTTCAACCGTGCCGTGGCCACCGGATCCGCCAGGGCCCGCGACTTCGCCCAGGCGCTGCACCACGTATCCCCCAGGGCGGACACACCGTACTGGAGCGCTCGGCGCGCGGCTCCGCTCTCGCCGGAGCTCGCGGACTGCCTGGCCGCGTACCGCGCGGCCCTGACCCCCGAGCGCCACGAACTGCGCTACGCGGGGGTGCTGGCCGCGCTCGCACCGGGCGGCCGGGCCTTCCGGGCGTCCCTCGCCCATCGGCAGGACGCCCGGGAGGTGGCCGACGCGCACTTCGTCCGGATCAAGCGTCAGCAGCACATCCTGCTGGAGACGCTGCCGACGGCGGGGCAGTACCTGCGACGGCTCCACGGCCTCCCCACGGCACGGACCGCCCCCTGCTGACCGCCGGTCAGCCCGCCTTGGGCGAGGCCTTGGAGCCGTCGCCCGCGTCCTTGTCCGAGCCCTTGCCCGAGCCCTTGTCCGCATCCTCGTCGGCGCCCCCGGAGCCGGCGGTCTTCTCGACCGCGGCGACCGCCTCCTTCGCCGCCTTCTGGGCGCCCTTGACGATGTCCGAGGACGACGGGGTCTTCGCTCCCGCGTAGCCCGCGCCGTTGTACGTCAGGGTGATGACGACGTTGCCCGTACGCGCCACGACGGTGGCGTACACGAAGTCCTCGTCCGTCTTGCTGAGGCCGTACGTGACGAGGGTCGCCTCGTCGCCGATCCCGTCGGCGGGTTCCGCGGCGACCTTCTTGGCGCCCTCGGACGCCTTCGCCTTGGCGACCTGCTTGCCGTAGTCCTCGGTGGCGCGCTCGGCGCCGCTGCCCAGGGACTGGTCCGAGTCGAACCGGGTGAAGCCGATGTCCATCCAGCGGTACTGCGAGCCCTTGATGCCCTGGTCGTCCAGGCCGTTCCAGGAGCAGCTGCCGCGGACCGACAGGTCGCTGGACCCGCCCGCCGTGCCGCCCTTCTTCTTGGCCCCGGGCACCAGGTCCTCGATGGTCTTCTTCCCGATCGAGCCGCACGGGTCGGGCAGATCGGTGAACTTCGCCGGCTCGACGGTGGGCTCCGAGGGCGTGGGCGCGGCCGTGCCGGACGACGAGGAACCCGCGCTCTTCTTGCCGTCGGAGCCGGAGTCCGACGAGCAGCCGACGGCTACGAGCATCACCGGTACGGCGGCGCAGGCGAGGATGCGGGACAGGCGCGGGGCAGATCGGTGCATGGTTCCTTCACTCGGATGGCACGGAGGGGGCTCGTGGTGCTGGAGGTCCCGGTTCGTGCGGGTGCGGGTGGGCTCGGTAGCGGGTCGGTACGTCTTCCGGACAGCCACGGTACGACGGGCGGCCGGTGTGCCGCGCCGCCGCCGAGGGCCTCCGGAGGCCTGAGAACCGGCCGGTGGGGGCCCGCCGGAGGGCGTCTACTCGCTGAGCGTCTCGGCCAGCTTCCGGGCCAGTGCCTGGGCCTTCTCCTGGAGTTCCCTCGCGTCGGGGGTCTGGGTGATGAGGGCCGGCTGCTCGGCGTACCGGACGGTCACGACCACGTTCGATGTGCGGAACACCACGCTCACCGTGTGGTGCTGCGAGGTGGAATCAGCCCTTTTGGGCAGATCCTGGAGGAATGCGGCATCTCCGAGGTCGTCGAGCAGGCGCGAGGGGAGGGCCTCGTCCGGGCTGCCACTGCTCC is a genomic window of Streptomyces sp. YPW6 containing:
- a CDS encoding DUF3558 domain-containing protein, whose product is MHRSAPRLSRILACAAVPVMLVAVGCSSDSGSDGKKSAGSSSSGTAAPTPSEPTVEPAKFTDLPDPCGSIGKKTIEDLVPGAKKKGGTAGGSSDLSVRGSCSWNGLDDQGIKGSQYRWMDIGFTRFDSDQSLGSGAERATEDYGKQVAKAKASEGAKKVAAEPADGIGDEATLVTYGLSKTDEDFVYATVVARTGNVVITLTYNGAGYAGAKTPSSSDIVKGAQKAAKEAVAAVEKTAGSGGADEDADKGSGKGSDKDAGDGSKASPKAG